CTTTATTTAAGTCAGGCATCCCGCCAATTACCAAAATCAGCTTGGTCATGCCAATATACAGAGGGAAAAAGGTCAATTCACTTTGGCCTGAAGGATCACAAATACCCCATGCGCTATTATTGATATGCAGGTTATTGCGAATCAAAAGACGGTGATTGTCTTCCATTTTGGCCACTTCGCTCGCCAAAAGGCCCAACTCTTCCGCAGCCTCGTGATGGAAATTGGCATTGGCGAAATACAAACCGTTTTCATCAGCCAATAAAGCTTTGCCAGAATTGGACAACTGTTCCAACAATGTAGGCAATTGCTCGTCAGTCAAATGGATATCGTCTGTGCTGATTTCTTCATCACCATACAAAAATTCCAAGCGTTGGAGGCGGTACAGCAGGTTCAAAGCGGTATTGATGTCGCTGGTATCCGCCCATGCCAAGATTTTTTCGCTGCTGATGGTTTCAGACGGCTCTGCACGCAACAGACCATACAATAAAGTTCTGCTGGCACTGGGCGTATCACTTGAAACAGCATAATACGCACCCGCCGGTGTAATCTTAGGATATAAATTTGCTTGTAAAGAGAGTGTCGCTTCCATCTTATACCTCTAATCCGGGGTCAATTGAGAACAACATGGCAGTAACCAATTGTTTCACATCGTCTTCTCGACGCGCATCAATCTCAAAAACCGGTACATTAAAATTATTCTGTGCTAAATATTTTTGATAAACATCCACGCTTGGTAAGGATCGGATATCCATCTTCGTTACCCCTACAACCAGAGGTGCTTTTTTCAGCAACTCCCGGAATGCATCCAAGAAGAATTGCAAGTCTTTCAATGGATTGCTTCTTGTATTATCCAAAAGAAGCACCAAGCCCATACTGCCTTGGCTCAGAATTTCCCACATGAAATTAAAACGCTCCTGACCAGGCGTACCATAAAGGTGAACCTTGGTTTCCTCATCCAAATGAATGACACCGTAGTCCATCGCCACAGTCGTGTACCCCTTGCGGACAAGTGTCATATCGGATGCGGATGCATCGGTTTGAACCGGTAGTTCATCAGATAAAGCTGAAATTGCAGTGGTTTTACCTACGCCAACAGGACCGGTAAAGATAATTTTATTTTCTTTCATGACGTGTCCTTTACGATTTTCCCAGCAACTTACGCATCAAGCGTTGCAACAGGCCGCGAGGTTGTTCTTTCGACGGACCGGCAATTTTTTGAGCCTCTTTGCTCATTGCTGTTTCAGGTACGTCTTTGCTATTCACATCAATCTGTTCGTTCAACGAAGGCGTATTGTTCGCATCAGTTGCAAACTCTGTATCTGTCGCCAAAAAGCCTGTCATATATGTTGCCGATAAATAGTTCAAAATATCAGGCATTTCTAAAGGCATGACTTTATAGAGGATGTTCAGATTAACAGATGTTTTCGTCAGAAATGCCGACAAACGCATAGATTCCGGAACATGTGCCAAACGGGTTAAGTTTGGCCAACGCTTGAGTGTAAAGACAGTTTGTGGCGTCATCGGATAAATCAGACGGCCTGATGCAGTCCAAATAGCCATTTGCCACAAGCATGACATAATGGTGACTTTGGCTTTTTCTTTCCATTGAGGATTATCAGGGACAGCCTTACACACGACAGCCAAGTTATCGTTCTTACACAATTTCTCCAACTCATTGGCACTGACTGTCAACAGTACTCGCTGGATACTAGGAAACACGATTAATATCGGCTTGCCTTCATGCAAGACAGCAATATCTTGGTGTCCTTGACTGGCAAATTTCAGTGCGCCCAATAAGCCTTTATTTGGATTAAATCGGCGAATGGTTGCTTTTCTTGTGCCATCTGAATTTGATTGTCTTTTATTCTCTTCAGCCGCTTGTTGTTCAGACGGCTCAAAAACATTGCCGCCTTGAGCCAGGCTGCGCAAAACAGGAAACAAGGTATCGAATTTGACCGGCTTAGCCAAATAAGGAGTCGTTACTGTCGGCAACTCGGAAGAAAACATAGCCACAGGTACTTCCGGATAAGTTTTCTTCGACTCTTTCCAAGCTTCTACACCTGCCGGAGTATCGGTATCAACCAATACCAAATCCGGTTTTTCATCAGAACCAGGAGAAACGATGACGTAATTCGTCGTATTGTGCATTTTAAATGCCATACGGAATACCGCCTGCTGTTGCTCACCCATCTCCTGTAACATAACCCGTATGGTTTTAATTTTTGGTAAATGATTATTCATCACTCGTACTTTCTACGATTATCTTATTTTTTTGAATATTGGTTCATTCGTTGCAAGAGACGGCTCATTGCCAAGACAACCTCTTCAGGCAGGCTGACAACACGTTCACGCAACAAGCGCAGAAATTGTTCCAAACGTCCCCAATCTTCAACGCGTTCGTACAAATCAAACAAGATAATGTACAACTGCGATTCTTGAGGATACTGCAAAACAGCCTGCTCCAAAGTACCGATGGCCAAATCCAACTGACCGTAGGCCAACAAAGATTCCACTTCTTTCAAAGCTTCATCAGCAGGCGAAGAGCTGGCGCTGATAACCGAAGAGTCTTTTTGAACCAACTCACGATATTTGGCTTTCATCTGCAAAGAACTGGGCTGAATATAACCGCGCTTTAAGCCAATCTCTTTAATTTGCTGTTCAGACGGCCCTTTTTCCAAATCATCAAAAACTTCGTGATAACCAAGGCTATAACCCCAACCAAGCATACGTTCTTTTACTTGACGACCATATTGACCCAAAGAGTGGTAAAGCTTCCACAGATGCTTGGCAAACTGCCCTACTTCTTCATTCTGATAATCCAGACGCAAGGCATCGATAATGAGACCAGCAGGCTTCGCAGAAGTTTGGATTGCTTTGTTGTATTGATGCAAAGCAGTCTCGTAGCTGATCTTGTCTTTCAGGATTTTTGCACTACGCTCCGGTTTGGCAAAACCAATAACCGCACCCATCTCTTCAGGGCTGATTTCGCCAAAATCTTTCTTGCCTAATACGATAGGCGCACGTTTGCCCATGCCTGGAACGACAATGCGCTCAACCGAGTCGTTCTCAAAGGCAATATGCTCGTCGGAAGCAACTTCCAAACCGCTTTGTTCGCCAATTTGACGGTCCACTTCCTGCATATTCCAACCAAGATGATGCTCGGCAAAAACACGCAGGCGCAGGTTAGTAGAATCCAAAGCCAGACCGGCTTTCAGGTATTCGGCTACGCTGTCTTCAGAAAGGGAAGCACTATGACGCTCAAGCGTATCCGCCAGCATATCGATATTGCCGACACGCAGATTCAAACCGATTAATTCATGAACCAGTTTTTCCGGAGCGCCGTCTTCCAAAGTATTGAGATAACCGGACAAAGACTCCGCTGCTTTGCTCTCATAGCCAAACTGTTTATAAACCTGATATTCGGTCAACGGATCGACTTCTTGTGCGGAAACAGAAGCTGTTGCATCATTTGAGCCGCTTCCACCCCATTCCCAGTCTTGATTATCCGCATTGGAAACTGTCTGGTTGACTTTCTCAATCCAGTCGTTTCCATCCTCAGAGGAGGCTGTATGAGTAGCAGATGTACGGCCGCTTTTTGATGCATGTGCGCTTTGTTTGTCTGAATTGTTACTTTGTTTACGACGAACAAAAAACAACACCAGTAAAAAAAGCACCAGCAAAAAAATAATTAAAAGTTGATAGTTCAAGAACACCTCCCGGTCTTGTGCTGCAAACTGCATTTATTAACATCTGTTGCCTTACACGCAACTTCAACGTTATTAATTCCCCAAACGAATGATGATAACATGAATGCACTCATTTTTACATTAAAAACCCTACTCACATAAAGGACTTGATACCAATTTAGAACCTGTATTCACAAACAACTATTTGATAAATTTTAATATTTGTGAAATATACCCTAGTTTGACAAAATTTTCAGCAGATAAATTCGTCTGCTCAAAATCTTTTGCCAAACGTCGAGACCAACCCAACCATGCAAACGTTCGTTCTACAATCCAACGTTTGGGCAGAATATGCCAAGAAATATCTTGAATTTTCTTTGAAATCTCAACAGTTAAACCCAATTGCTCCGATACTTCGCGCTCAAATGTATTCCGATAACCTGCGTCTGCACAGAAACCTTTTAAACCCGGATAGGTCTCAAACGCTTTTTTTGCTACAAAAATACCTGCTTTTGTGTCATGAATATTGGCTGCATGAACCACAACAGACAATAGGTTACCCAACGTATCAACAGCTATATGTCGCTTACGGCCTTTGATTTTTTTACCTCCGTCAAAACCTTTATCATGTGCGCCGGAAGCTGTTTTGACACTTTGCGAATCAATAATGGCATAAGTCGGCATCGCTTGTTTTTGATGGATTAAACGTTTTTTTGAACCAATGCCAAAAGAATCCTATCCCATAAGCCTGATTGGTTGGCTCTGCGATAGAAACTCCATACGGTCGGATAAGGTGGAAAATCATTGGGCAGCATACGCCATTGGCAACCTGTTTTGGTAATGTACAAAACGGCATTCACTAATTTGCGTTTATCCCATTTGTAGTGGCGTAGCCGGTTAAAATGTGGCTCAATCGCTTGCCATTGGGCATCTGTTAAGTCTGTTGGGTAGGATTTCCTAGTCATAAAGATATTTTATCATTTTTGTGAATACAGGTTCTTACAACTCAAACACACCGATAGATTCAACATGTGAGGTTTGCGCAAACATATTCATGATTCCTGCCGCCTTAAACTTATAGCCCTTATCAACCAAGACACCGGCATCTCGTGCAAATGTTGATGGATTACACGAAACATACACTATCTTCTGAGGCAAAAACGGTTTGTGTAGCGATTTGACAACAGCATAAGCCCCGTTTCTCGGCGGATCCAGCAACATCTTGTCAAATTGCCCCCACGACTCAACAATCTTTTCATCGGTATCGAATAAGTCTGCGACAGAAAACGTTATATTCTCAGCACAACGATTCAGGCGTGCATTTTCCCTTGCCCTATCGACCAAATAATCGGCGCCTTCAATACCGACAACCGATGCGCCACTTTTTGCCAGCGGCAAACTGAAATTACCCAAACCGCAAAACAGATCGGCAATCCGTTCCCCTTTTTGAGGATTTAAAAGCCTAACAGCCCTTGCCACCATCACTTCGTTCAGCTGCGCATTAATCTGCGTAAAGTCACCGGGTTTGTAAGGCATTTCCACATCAAATTGAGCAAAAGTATAGTTCAGGGCAGGCGCGTTCTCAGGATAAAACGGCAAGGACTCGGCATGATCTTGCAGCCATATTTGCCATGCCTTTTCAGCACCCGACAATATCTTATCAAACCAATTACGCAATTCGCTTAATATTTGTCCAAACGGTTGATTTACGAAACGAATGTTGAGCACCGTCACATTTTTTCCGCAATAAAACTCAACAAATTTCACTTTTACACCGTCATCATGCAGCTTTTGCAGCAAATTACGGACATCAGGCAATCTATCGGACACATGTTTAGGCAAAATCTGGCAATGGCGGATATTGACGACATCATGGCTTTTTTTGGCCTGAAAACCGAGTTTCAGACGGCCTTGCTTATCCACCGAAACACTCAAACGTGCTCTATCGCGATAATACCAGGAGTAACCATATAAAGGGGATAAAATTATTCCCGGCTTGACCTTACCTATCCGTTCCAACTGCTCTTCCAAAATCCGTTGCTTTAACGCAACTTGTGCTCCGAAAGAAACATGTTGAAGTGAACAGCCGCCACATGTATCAAAATAGCAACATGCGGGCTCGACACGTTCGGAAGAAGCCTTCAAAACCTTTTCAACTTGAGCCTCGGCAAACTGCTTTTTCTCTTTATGTATGACAAACGTTACACGTTCTCCAGGCAGCGCACCGCCGATAAATACAGTCTTCCCATCGACTCTGGCAACACCCCTGCCCTCATAATCCAAAGAAAAAACTTCCGTCTCTTGATACTGTTCTTTCACACCCATACCGTTTCCGTCACTCAGCCGCTACCCGACCGTTTGACTGTCTTCCAATACCGAAAGCGCATATTTTCTCACAAAAACACAGAGTTTCAGGTATCATGCGCCAAAAACTTTCATTTCAAACCCTACAAAAAAAGACGACATGAAAAAAATACTGTTCGGCCTGACAGCCGCCCTTTTAACTTCAGCCGCTGCTGCAAACACGCTTATTCCAGACGTCTCCCCCGCCTCTTCCGGACAGCACGTCGTTATCAATATTACGCAACAGCGTTTGTTCCTCTACGACAACGGCAAACTGAGCAAAATTTATCCTGTTGCCGTCGGCAAAGCCATGACCCAAACCAATCTGGGCGAACATAAAATCGGCGCAAAAGCCTACAACCCGGTTTGGCATATCCCTAAATCCATCCAAAAAGAACGCAATGACGGCGTAAAAAGCGTACCTGCCGGCCCAAATAATCCGCTGGGCCCCGTATTTGTCCGTCTTGGCGACCCTAAATTAAGCCTTGGCATTCACGGCACCAATGCCCCTGCCAGCGTACCCGGCGTCCGCAGCCATGGTTGCGTGCGCATGAAATCGCCTGACGCATTGGAATTCGCCAAAACCATCGCAACAGGTTCTCCTGCCTCCGTTATCTACCAAATGGCAAGCCTGAACGAAGATGCCAACCAAAACTTGTGGCTGGCTGCCTATCGTGACCCATACGACAAGAAAAACCTTGATACGGCTGCCCTGAAAAAAAGCATTGCCGCCTGGGCAAAAGCGCACGGTAAAACCATTCCTGCCGCTCGTGTGGATGCAATCCTGAAAGGACGCACCGGTGCAGCAAACTGTCTGACCTGCGCCAAAGGCGTGAAACTCAAATCGCCTTTGAAATCTTTGGCATGGACCAGCGGCACGGATGCTTACAGCAAACCTAAAGTCATGCCGAAACCGGCTCCTGCTAAAGATATGGTATTGCCTCAAGGCACTGAAATCGAAGTCGATGCTACCGACGATACAAACAAGGCAGCATCCGAACCGAAACAAAGCGTTCGTCCGACTCCGGTGCAACCGGCAAAACCTGTTGCCAAACCGGCAACCACTCCGGCCGATACTCCTGCTTCTGCTCCTAAAGCCGCTTCCGAACCGGCTACTGCCCCTGCCTCTTCTCCAGTGAAAGATGCTCCGGCAAGCAGCGAACCGGTAGATTTGTTGTTCTAAGCAGAACAAAATACATAGCCAAAGGCCGTCTGAAATGAATTTTTCAGACGGCCTTATATATTGCGTTCCATCAGGGGCGCATATTCTTAATTCTTGTAAAGCCCCTTAACTAAGCCAGTGAAGGGGCTTTAATCATGCTTATTTTCTACACCGTAAATCCCGAACCAGTATCTTTTCCAAAGGCATATATCCTCAAAGTTTTCAAGGATATAAATGATGAATCTCAATGTGTCAAAACCCTTTGCTTTCCTATTTCCTATCCAGCTTTAAAACACAAGGCTGAAAACGCTGCAAACGAATGCGGAAGACTTTTAGTAAGGGAATTGATGAATAAGGAATATCGCCGTGAAATCTTGGGAAGATAAATCCGTGGCGGTGGTCGCGGATATGGCGGACGCGTCAGCGGACGGCAAGGCTGCGACAACCGCCGAAGGCTGCCCCCCTAGGCTAATAGGGGGGGAGCAAAATAAAACCCCTAATCCGAAGGGTGCGGAAAAATCGGAGAACCAAGACTTCGAATTCGAATATTTCAGCCATTTCGTATCGGATGGAAAAGGCAAATTCATCGAAATACCGTTAAGAAGAGGAAGGGATGACGGCGCATTTATTGACCAAATCACTTTCACGATTCACGAAGACAGTTTACCGAAAGTAACAGGTAAAGGATTGGTATCAGATACAGAATTTGTTGTGAAGTATAGCGAGCTGTTAGAAGAAATTTTAGGTTTTGGCATTACCCAAAAACTACCGTTCAAAGGAAAGTTTTTCTACAAAAGCTGTTACCAACTAGGACCCGATAACGTCGAATACGGAAAGGTTCATTATGGCGGTCAGCGAGAAACAATGCTGGTTGAATTGAATGGTACAGGTTGTCAGGCTGCCATACCCGGTTGGGAAAACAGACTGTATGAGTTTTTAAGTAAGTGTATACGTCCAAAAATTACCCGTGTTGATGTCGCCCATGATTTTTTCAAAGGCGAATACACACCCGATCAGGCATTACTTGATCATGATAACGGTCATTTTGACGTTCACAATATGAGGCCAAAAAGCGAATGTCGCGGTACTGCATGGCGCAATGATGATGGTAGCGGCAAAACCTTTTATGTAGGTAAACGCGGAAATTCTAAATTTACCCGCGTTTATGAGAAAGGAAAACAATTTGGCGATGTCAATAGTCCTTGGGTCAGGTTTGAAACTGAATTTAGGGCAGGCGATATAGAAATCCCCTTAGATGTTTTGCTTTATCCCGGTTCGTATCTTGGCGGTGCTTATCCGATATGTACAGGGATATTCAAAACAGAAGCCAAGCGGATGGATGCCAAGACAGAAACAGTGAATCTATCTTTCGATCACAAACTGTTCCATGCGCGTAATCAGGTTGGAAAGATGGTTAATTTCCTTCGTGATATAGGTTGGGATGATACAAAAATTGTCGATGAACTTGTAAAAGGCATTGAAGGTTATCCCAAAGGTTTACAACCTGAACAATACGACTGTAGAGATCAGACACAAAAGATCCAGTATATACACGAAGAGCAAAAAGCAATTGATGATTTGAACATGCAAACATTACTTGATGATTTGCTTGATGAGAAAGAAACCGCATTCCCACAAGACAGGGAAAAACAGCACATTAAAGACATCGAACTCGAAGAAAAAATTATTTCAAATTTTTTAAACAGTAAAGGAAATTCAAATGTTTGAGCAAAGCCAAGTAACCACATATTCAGCAACCTTTTTGGGCGCAAAACAATTTAAAGGCGAAATCGACGGTAACAAAATCGATTCATGCACCGTTTTAGTAGCCAGCCCCATGCCTTCAAACGGCAATGCCGTGGGCTTTACCGCTGCAAGCATGAAATTTGGCGATAGCCATAATTTTGAAAAGCTGAAAAATCTTAAATTCCCTTGTGCGGTTGAAGTAACCGTCTCCATGGAATCAACAGGTAAAGGTCTTATTCCAAGATTGCTTGATTTCAAAGTTAAAGGCGCAACGCCCAAAGCCTAAGAAAGTCTGAATCATGAGTAAGTATCAGCAAAAATTTATTGTTCAAGAACTCGAAAATCATGAATTCATCTATCCTGATCCATTCGGCGATATTGGCTTTACGCCCAACATTAAATCTGCCGGCCAATATGAAAGTTATGAAGATGCTTTCAGTTCGGCGATTGAAGAAATCGGCGGAGAATTTTTAATTTTCAGTTTTTATACAAAAGAAGATTAATTTTAAGAGGCTCTCGGCGGGCGGTCTCTAAAACCTTCACATAGCCCGCAAACACATTTTTTTAAACATTTCGTAAAGGAAAACATCATGAAGTTGATGAACTCTTGCCGTAAATACGGCGCAAAACTGGCCGTTGTTGCCGCTGCTCCTCTGGCTTTGGCTACACAAGCCTATGCCGCTTTGCCCGAAGCCGCAAAAACAGGTATTGAATCAGCGAAAGCCGACGGCCTTGAAGCCGGTTGGTTGGTAGTCGGTGTATTTGCTGCCCTGTTCGTGATTGCCATCGTGAAACGCTTGTTGCGATAAAAGGTAATTAAGATGTACTACCAAGTTGGGAATAAATGTCTTGAGCAAAGCCAAGCTGAAAACGTCTATTTCAGCTTGGTAGTACCTCAAATAACACAAGACGGCAAAATCATCAAACCTGAGTACAACGGCACATTATGGAAACTGAACGGACAGACGATTAAAGCTGATTTACCCAAATGCGACCCTGCCGATAATCTGAAAAGCGGTTTAGATACAGGATGGCTTTTATTCGGCGTGATGGCATCGGTTTATTTCGTATCCATTTTGAAAAGGGTACTTAAATGATGGATTACTATTTTTACTTGGGTCTTGTAGTACCTGTTTTGATAGGGGCAATTTTATTTAAGGATTGATACCCTATTCGGGTAATGGCAGAATCTAACTTTCAGCAACCATTACGAAAGTTAGTATTATGAA
This genomic interval from Neisseria flavescens contains the following:
- a CDS encoding GTP-binding protein; translated protein: MKENKIIFTGPVGVGKTTAISALSDELPVQTDASASDMTLVRKGYTTVAMDYGVIHLDEETKVHLYGTPGQERFNFMWEILSQGSMGLVLLLDNTRSNPLKDLQFFLDAFRELLKKAPLVVGVTKMDIRSLPSVDVYQKYLAQNNFNVPVFEIDARREDDVKQLVTAMLFSIDPGLEV
- a CDS encoding response regulator transcription factor, whose product is MNNHLPKIKTIRVMLQEMGEQQQAVFRMAFKMHNTTNYVIVSPGSDEKPDLVLVDTDTPAGVEAWKESKKTYPEVPVAMFSSELPTVTTPYLAKPVKFDTLFPVLRSLAQGGNVFEPSEQQAAEENKRQSNSDGTRKATIRRFNPNKGLLGALKFASQGHQDIAVLHEGKPILIVFPSIQRVLLTVSANELEKLCKNDNLAVVCKAVPDNPQWKEKAKVTIMSCLWQMAIWTASGRLIYPMTPQTVFTLKRWPNLTRLAHVPESMRLSAFLTKTSVNLNILYKVMPLEMPDILNYLSATYMTGFLATDTEFATDANNTPSLNEQIDVNSKDVPETAMSKEAQKIAGPSKEQPRGLLQRLMRKLLGKS
- a CDS encoding L,D-transpeptidase, producing MKKILFGLTAALLTSAAAANTLIPDVSPASSGQHVVINITQQRLFLYDNGKLSKIYPVAVGKAMTQTNLGEHKIGAKAYNPVWHIPKSIQKERNDGVKSVPAGPNNPLGPVFVRLGDPKLSLGIHGTNAPASVPGVRSHGCVRMKSPDALEFAKTIATGSPASVIYQMASLNEDANQNLWLAAYRDPYDKKNLDTAALKKSIAAWAKAHGKTIPAARVDAILKGRTGAANCLTCAKGVKLKSPLKSLAWTSGTDAYSKPKVMPKPAPAKDMVLPQGTEIEVDATDDTNKAASEPKQSVRPTPVQPAKPVAKPATTPADTPASAPKAASEPATAPASSPVKDAPASSEPVDLLF
- a CDS encoding transposase — its product is MTRKSYPTDLTDAQWQAIEPHFNRLRHYKWDKRKLVNAVLYITKTGCQWRMLPNDFPPYPTVWSFYRRANQSGLWDRILLALVQKNV
- a CDS encoding 23S rRNA methyltransferase, translated to MQFAAQDREVFLNYQLLIIFLLVLFLLVLFFVRRKQSNNSDKQSAHASKSGRTSATHTASSEDGNDWIEKVNQTVSNADNQDWEWGGSGSNDATASVSAQEVDPLTEYQVYKQFGYESKAAESLSGYLNTLEDGAPEKLVHELIGLNLRVGNIDMLADTLERHSASLSEDSVAEYLKAGLALDSTNLRLRVFAEHHLGWNMQEVDRQIGEQSGLEVASDEHIAFENDSVERIVVPGMGKRAPIVLGKKDFGEISPEEMGAVIGFAKPERSAKILKDKISYETALHQYNKAIQTSAKPAGLIIDALRLDYQNEEVGQFAKHLWKLYHSLGQYGRQVKERMLGWGYSLGYHEVFDDLEKGPSEQQIKEIGLKRGYIQPSSLQMKAKYRELVQKDSSVISASSSPADEALKEVESLLAYGQLDLAIGTLEQAVLQYPQESQLYIILFDLYERVEDWGRLEQFLRLLRERVVSLPEEVVLAMSRLLQRMNQYSKK
- a CDS encoding replication initiation factor domain-containing protein codes for the protein MADASADGKAATTAEGCPPRLIGGEQNKTPNPKGAEKSENQDFEFEYFSHFVSDGKGKFIEIPLRRGRDDGAFIDQITFTIHEDSLPKVTGKGLVSDTEFVVKYSELLEEILGFGITQKLPFKGKFFYKSCYQLGPDNVEYGKVHYGGQRETMLVELNGTGCQAAIPGWENRLYEFLSKCIRPKITRVDVAHDFFKGEYTPDQALLDHDNGHFDVHNMRPKSECRGTAWRNDDGSGKTFYVGKRGNSKFTRVYEKGKQFGDVNSPWVRFETEFRAGDIEIPLDVLLYPGSYLGGAYPICTGIFKTEAKRMDAKTETVNLSFDHKLFHARNQVGKMVNFLRDIGWDDTKIVDELVKGIEGYPKGLQPEQYDCRDQTQKIQYIHEEQKAIDDLNMQTLLDDLLDEKETAFPQDREKQHIKDIELEEKIISNFLNSKGNSNV
- a CDS encoding major capsid protein, translating into MKLMNSCRKYGAKLAVVAAAPLALATQAYAALPEAAKTGIESAKADGLEAGWLVVGVFAALFVIAIVKRLLR
- a CDS encoding IS5 family transposase, whose amino-acid sequence is MPTYAIIDSQSVKTASGAHDKGFDGGKKIKGRKRHIAVDTLGNLLSVVVHAANIHDTKAGIFVAKKAFETYPGLKGFCADAGYRNTFEREVSEQLGLTVEISKKIQDISWHILPKRWIVERTFAWLGWSRRLAKDFEQTNLSAENFVKLGYISQILKFIK
- the rlmD gene encoding 23S rRNA (uracil(1939)-C(5))-methyltransferase RlmD — protein: MGVKEQYQETEVFSLDYEGRGVARVDGKTVFIGGALPGERVTFVIHKEKKQFAEAQVEKVLKASSERVEPACCYFDTCGGCSLQHVSFGAQVALKQRILEEQLERIGKVKPGIILSPLYGYSWYYRDRARLSVSVDKQGRLKLGFQAKKSHDVVNIRHCQILPKHVSDRLPDVRNLLQKLHDDGVKVKFVEFYCGKNVTVLNIRFVNQPFGQILSELRNWFDKILSGAEKAWQIWLQDHAESLPFYPENAPALNYTFAQFDVEMPYKPGDFTQINAQLNEVMVARAVRLLNPQKGERIADLFCGLGNFSLPLAKSGASVVGIEGADYLVDRARENARLNRCAENITFSVADLFDTDEKIVESWGQFDKMLLDPPRNGAYAVVKSLHKPFLPQKIVYVSCNPSTFARDAGVLVDKGYKFKAAGIMNMFAQTSHVESIGVFEL